Proteins encoded by one window of Juglans regia cultivar Chandler chromosome 15, Walnut 2.0, whole genome shotgun sequence:
- the LOC108993180 gene encoding transmembrane 9 superfamily member 2 translates to MEKTVAVVVVVIALVVLFGADQVRSGASDHRYKAGDLVPLYANKVGPFHNPSETYRYFDLPFCSTDNLKEKKEALGEVLNGDRLVDAPYKLDFRSEKDSEVVCSKKLKKEDVAQFRAAVIKDYYFQMYYDDLPIWGFIGKVDKEGKDPSEYRYYLYKHIHFDIFYNKDRVIEINARTDPHALVDLTEDKSVEVEFLYTVKWKETNTPFDKRMDKYSQSSSLPHHLEIHWFSIINSCVTVLLLTGFLATILMRVLKNDFVKYAHDEEAAEDQEETGWKYIHGDVFRYPKYKSLFAAALGSGSQLFTLTVFIFVLALVGVFYPYNRGALFTALVVIYALTSGIAGYIATSFYCQLEGTNWVRNLLLTGCLFCGPLFLMFCFLNTVAIAYNATAALPFGTIVVIVLIWTLVTSPLLVLGGIAGKNSKAEFQAPCRTTKYPREIPPLPWYRGAVPQMAMAGFLPFSAIYIELYYIFASVWGHRIYTIYSILFIVFIILLIVTAFITVALTYFQLAAEDHEWWWRSFLCGGSTGLFIYAYCLYYYYARSDMSGFMQTSFFFGYMACICYGFFLMLGSVGFRAALLFVRHIYRSIKCE, encoded by the exons ATGGAGAAGACTGtggcggtggtggtggtggtcaTCGCTTTGGTCGTGCTATTTGGTGCGGATCAGGTGAGGTCGGGTGCATCGGATCACCGTTACAAGGCAGGAGACCTTGTGCCTCTCTACGCCAACAAGGTCGGTCCGTTCCACAATCCCAG TGAAACTTACCGCTATTTTGATCTCCCGTTCTGCTCAACAG ataatttgaaagagaaaaaggaagctCTTGGTGAAGTGCTAAACGGTGATCGTTTAGTTGATGCCCCCTACAAACTTGATTTCCGGAGTGAGAAAGATTCTGAGGTAGTTTGCAGtaaaaaactcaaaaaggaAGACGTGGCCCAGTTCCGAGCTGCCGTTATCAAGGATTATTACTTTCAGATGTATTATGACGACTTGCCCATTTGGGGTTTCATAGGGAAGGTAGACAAGGAAGGCAAAGACCCAAGCGAGTACAGATATTATCTTTATAAGCATATTCATTTCGACATATTTTATAACAAGGACCGCGTGATTGAAATCAATGCCCGAACAGACCCACATGCCCTAGTGGACCTTACTGAGGATAAAAGTGTTGAGGTGGAATTTTTGTATACTGTGAAATGGAAGGAAACAAACACCCCTTTTGACAAGAGGATGGATAAGTACTCGCAATCTTCTTCGCTTCCTCATCACCTGGAGATCCATTGGTTCTCCATAATAAATTCATGTGTGACTGTGCTTCTTCTCACTGGGTTTCTTGCCACAATTCTTATGCGAGTCCTTAAGAATGATTTTGTCAA ATATGCCCATGATGAAGAAGCAGCTGAAGACCAGGAAGAGACCGGATGGAAGTACATCCATGGAGATGTATTCAGGTACCCTAAGTACAAGTCTCTCTTTGCAGCTGCCCTTGGTTCTGGTTCCCAACTATTTACTCT CACGGTGTTCATTTTTGTGCTAGCACTTGTTGGTGTGTTTTATCCCTACAACCGTGGGGCTCTATTTACGGCACTGGTTGTAATATATGCCCTCACATCAGGAATTGCAGGCTATATTGCAACATCCTTTTATTGTCAGCTAGAGGGAACTAATTGG GTTAGGAATCTATTGCTGACTGGATGCCTCTTTTGTGGGCCACTGTTTCTTATGTTCTGTTTTCTGAATACTGTTGCAATTGCCTATAATGCCACTGCTGCTCTACCATTTGGTACAATTGTGGTGATAGTTCTTATATGGACATTAGTAACATCACCATTGCTGGTTTTGGGTGGGATTGCTGGTAAGAATAGCAAGGCTGAATTCCAAGCTCCTTGCCGCACCACCAAATATCCCAGAGAAATTCCACCTCTGCCATGGTACCGGGGAGCGGTTCCACAGATGGCAATGGCAGGCTTTCTGCCTTTCAGTGCTATATACATTGAACTTTACTATATATTTGCCAGTGTCTGGGGTCACAGGATATATACCATTTATAGCATCTTATTTATCGTCTTTATAATTCTCCTGATAGTCACTGCTTTCATTACTGTGGCACTGACTTACTTTCAACTTGCGGCTGAGGATCACGAGTGGTGGTGGAG ATCTTTTCTGTGTGGTGGATCAACCGGGCTATTTATCTATGCCTATTGCCTATATTACTACTATGCACGCTCAGATATGTCCGGGTTTATGCAAACCTCATTTTTCTTCGGTTACATGGCTTGCATCTGCTATGGTTTCTTCCTCATGCTCGGAAGTGTAGGCTTCCGTGCTGCTTTGCTATTTGTCCGTCACATTTATCGATCAATCAAGTGTGAGTAG